CCCTGAGTGTCGGTGTCAGGCGTCTGGCCGGGTTTGTGTTCGTCGGTCATCTTGGGGCCTCGCTTTCGGAACATTGGTTCCAGAGTAGTGGAGTGGAAGAGGGGAGAGGCGGCGCGCTGGCCGTCCTCTCCCGGGAGAACCCCTCCGCCCCTTCGGGGCACTTCCCCTGAGAGGGGAGGCAGGGGGGCTGTGTCGTCTCCCCTGGGCGGGGAGCGGTCGCCGCAGGGCGACTGAGGGGTGGCCTTATTCCGCCGGCTTGAAGTCCGCGTCGATCACGTCGTCGTCGGCCTTGTTCGCCTGGGGCTGGCCCTGGGCGCCCGCGCCGGCGTCCTGCCCCTGCGCACCGGCCTGGGCGGCCGTCATGAAGCTGCGCAGTTCCTCTTCCAGCCGCTTCTGGGCGGCCTCGATCTTGGCGTCGTCGTCGCTGCGCACCGCTTCCTCGGCCTCGTCAGCGGCGGCTTTGAGCTTGTCCTTGGCGTCACCTGCGGCGCCTTCGTTTTCCTCGATCTGGCCCAGGGCCTGCACACGCATGGAGTCGAGGTTGTTGCGCTTCTCGACGCGCTCGCGGCGCTTCTTGTCGGCCTCGGCGTTCTGCTCGGCTTCCTTCACCATGCGCTCCACATCGCTCTTGTCCAGCGTGGTGGTGTTCTCGATGCGGATGCTGGCTTCCTTGCCGCTCTGCTTTTCCTTGGCGGTCACGTGCAGAATGCCGTTGGCGTCGATGTCGAAGGTCACTTCGATCTGGGGCTGACCGGCGCGCATGGGGGGAATGCCTTCGAGCTTGAAGCGGCCCAGGCTCTTGTTGTCGGCGGCCATGGGGCGCTCGCCCTGCAGCACGTTGATCTCCACGCCGGGCTGGTTGTTCTCGGCAGTGGTGTAGATCTCGGTCTTCTTGGCGGGGACCGTGGTGTTGCGGGTGATCATCGGCGCGATCATGCCGCCCTTGACCTCCACGCCCAGCGTCAGGGGCGTGACGTCGACCAGCACAATGTCGCCCAGCGCGCTGTCGCCCTGAATAATCCCGGCCTGCACGGCGGCGCCCAGCGCCACGGCTTCGTCGGGGTTCACGGACTCGTTCGGGGTCTTGCCCACGATGTCCTGCACGATGCGCTTGACGGCGGGAATGCGGGTGGAGCCGCCCACCAGAATCACTTCGTCAATCTTGCCCGCGTCCAGCTTGGCGTCCGCCAGGGCCTGCTCGACGGGCTTGCGCACGCGGCGCAGCAGGTCGGCGGTCAGTTCCTCAAAC
This genomic stretch from Deinococcus aquaedulcis harbors:
- the dnaK gene encoding molecular chaperone DnaK; this translates as MPKAVGIDLGTTNSVIAVMEGGRPEVIVNAEGARTTPSVVAYKGDERLVGQIARRQAALNPAATLFEVKRFIGRRWDEVKEEAARSPFTVKEGPGGSVRIEVNGKDLAPEQVSAEVLGKLVQDASAKLGEKIKDVVVTVPAYFDNSQREATKQAGEIAGLNVLRVINEPTAAALAYGLERKGNETVLVFDLGGGTFDVTILELGDGVFEVKSTSGDTHLGGADFDQRIVDWLAGEFQKDNSFDLRKDKQALQRLIEAAEKAKIELSNASETTISLPFITFDPETRTPMHLERTLSRAKFEELTADLLRRVRKPVEQALADAKLDAGKIDEVILVGGSTRIPAVKRIVQDIVGKTPNESVNPDEAVALGAAVQAGIIQGDSALGDIVLVDVTPLTLGVEVKGGMIAPMITRNTTVPAKKTEIYTTAENNQPGVEINVLQGERPMAADNKSLGRFKLEGIPPMRAGQPQIEVTFDIDANGILHVTAKEKQSGKEASIRIENTTTLDKSDVERMVKEAEQNAEADKKRRERVEKRNNLDSMRVQALGQIEENEGAAGDAKDKLKAAADEAEEAVRSDDDAKIEAAQKRLEEELRSFMTAAQAGAQGQDAGAGAQGQPQANKADDDVIDADFKPAE